A stretch of the Crocinitomicaceae bacterium genome encodes the following:
- a CDS encoding gliding motility-associated C-terminal domain-containing protein has product MIIRFKYIVLLLFLIQSASALATHNRSGTIKYRHLYGTTYEFTVTTCTKTSSEADRPELEIQWGDGSYDTIPRVNIEYITLYDVQINTYIGQHTYTGPSSYIISVEDPNRNAGVINITNSVDKVFCIQTELIISPFIGNPNNSLVIEDCPCPEFACLNQMYCYNLSAYDPDGDSLSYSLVPCRGEDCLEMQIPVIYKWPDAAGGGTMSIDSITGTLCWDMPQIPGEYNLAIKISEWRNGFYVGAVVQDMQLTVQACSNNPPDITDKPDTCVFAGDSLSIQFTATDPDAGDVITLYATGAVFHLPANPATFAEISAVNSVTGTFLWEPTCADASNATYNIIIHAEDNDPGVQLSDLSTYKIKVNIPPVENFSVTPSGNSMVLSWDASSCADIDHYTIYRSIDSTNSIDNCCANGTAQLMGYTQIGTSTLPTYTDNSTLTVGNEYCYLVTAVNESGVESCVSIQDCEHLNFEIPVLTNVSVYETNLSTGKDSILWSYPKELNAFLYPGPYHYQLYRSENYGGGAETLVLTTPQEILIEDADTAFADLTLNTENLPYTYRVEMYSNNILIGSSLDASSIFITLTPSDNAITINWNEQVPWTNTLYEIYKETFAGSGIFNLIGSSTLQNFTDTGLINGISYCYKIKSIGAYTADGIITPIINWSQEACAEPVDLTAPCAPTAFIAGDCDLEETYISWTNPNNLCADDVTRYNLYFAPFSGDSLELLISFSSDLDTFYTHKDRGSIAGCYYITALDSIQYNNESVPSNKVCIDNCEGYYVLPNVFTPDDDLINDLYHPLLPYKFVDSVDFQVFNRWGKLVFQTNDPDLNWDGTDRDGGKPLNDGVYFYSVTVYEIKLEGLIPRSFQGNIQIINSH; this is encoded by the coding sequence GTGATAATAAGATTTAAATATATTGTCTTACTGCTTTTTCTGATTCAGAGTGCATCTGCATTGGCTACGCACAACCGTTCGGGCACCATTAAGTATCGTCATTTGTACGGCACCACGTATGAATTCACTGTAACCACATGTACAAAAACCAGCAGTGAAGCTGACCGGCCCGAACTAGAAATACAATGGGGAGACGGATCATACGATACTATTCCACGAGTTAATATAGAATACATCACCTTGTATGACGTTCAAATCAATACGTACATTGGACAACATACGTATACCGGACCATCATCATACATTATTAGTGTTGAAGACCCAAATAGAAATGCCGGCGTGATTAATATTACTAATTCAGTAGATAAAGTATTTTGCATTCAAACTGAATTAATCATCTCACCTTTTATTGGCAACCCCAATAATTCATTAGTTATAGAAGATTGTCCTTGTCCAGAATTTGCTTGCTTGAATCAGATGTATTGCTATAACTTATCAGCCTACGACCCTGATGGCGATAGCTTAAGTTATTCATTGGTACCTTGTCGTGGAGAAGATTGTCTTGAAATGCAAATTCCGGTTATTTACAAATGGCCTGACGCCGCCGGAGGAGGAACCATGAGTATTGATTCAATTACCGGAACATTGTGTTGGGACATGCCGCAAATACCCGGAGAATATAATTTAGCCATCAAAATTTCAGAATGGCGCAATGGTTTTTATGTTGGTGCAGTGGTTCAGGATATGCAACTTACAGTGCAAGCATGTTCAAATAATCCTCCGGATATCACAGACAAACCGGACACCTGCGTTTTTGCAGGAGATTCCCTGTCCATTCAATTTACCGCTACTGACCCGGATGCTGGAGATGTTATTACCTTGTATGCTACCGGTGCAGTTTTTCATCTTCCGGCAAATCCGGCAACATTTGCAGAAATATCTGCAGTGAATAGTGTAACCGGAACATTTTTATGGGAACCAACCTGTGCTGATGCGTCTAATGCAACATACAACATCATCATTCACGCTGAAGACAATGATCCCGGAGTACAGCTTTCAGATTTGAGTACGTATAAAATTAAAGTCAATATTCCGCCAGTTGAAAATTTTTCAGTCACTCCTTCCGGAAATTCAATGGTACTTTCCTGGGACGCATCTTCATGTGCCGACATTGATCATTACACTATTTACCGAAGTATTGACAGCACCAACAGCATTGATAATTGTTGTGCAAACGGCACAGCACAACTGATGGGATATACACAAATTGGCACAAGTACTCTTCCAACTTACACCGATAATTCTACACTCACCGTTGGAAATGAATATTGCTATTTGGTAACAGCCGTTAATGAATCAGGTGTAGAAAGTTGCGTATCAATTCAGGACTGCGAACATCTGAATTTTGAAATTCCGGTATTGACCAACGTAAGCGTTTACGAAACAAACCTGTCTACAGGAAAAGATTCTATTCTTTGGTCGTATCCAAAAGAATTGAATGCTTTTTTGTATCCTGGTCCATACCATTACCAGTTATATCGCTCAGAAAATTATGGAGGTGGAGCAGAAACCTTAGTGCTCACCACACCACAGGAAATATTGATTGAAGATGCTGATACCGCATTTGCAGATCTTACATTGAACACAGAAAATCTTCCATATACATACCGCGTTGAAATGTACAGCAACAATATTTTGATAGGCTCATCCCTTGATGCATCTTCTATTTTCATTACACTTACACCAAGCGACAATGCCATCACGATAAACTGGAATGAGCAAGTGCCATGGACCAACACCCTCTATGAAATTTATAAAGAAACATTTGCCGGCAGCGGAATTTTTAATCTGATAGGATCATCCACTTTGCAAAATTTCACTGACACCGGACTGATCAACGGAATATCTTATTGTTATAAAATTAAAAGCATAGGTGCATACACCGCTGATGGCATCATCACACCAATTATCAACTGGTCACAAGAGGCCTGCGCTGAACCGGTAGACCTGACGGCACCATGTGCTCCTACTGCATTTATTGCCGGTGATTGCGATTTGGAAGAAACCTATATTTCATGGACCAATCCAAACAACCTTTGTGCTGATGATGTTACACGGTACAATTTATATTTTGCTCCATTCTCAGGAGATTCTCTTGAATTACTCATCAGTTTTTCATCAGATCTAGATACATTCTATACTCACAAAGATCGCGGTAGTATTGCCGGATGTTATTACATCACTGCACTTGATTCAATTCAATACAACAATGAAAGTGTGCCGTCAAACAAAGTGTGTATTGACAATTGTGAAGGATATTATGTGTTGCCCAATGTGTTTACGCCGGATGATGATTTAATCAACGATTTGTATCATCCATTGCTGCCTTATAAATTTGTTGACAGCGTAGATTTTCAAGTATTCAACCGATGGGGTAAATTAGTTTTTCAAACCAATGACCCTGACTTGAACTGGGATGGTACTGACAGAGACGGTGGAAAACCATTAAATGATGGAGTTTATTTTTACTCCGTAACAGTTTACGAAATAAAATTAGAAGGTCTGATTCCAAGATCATTTCAAGGCAATATTCAAATAATCAATTCACACTAA
- a CDS encoding riboflavin synthase: MFTGIIESMARVEKIERDKTNIHFTSSCPFTHELKVDQSVAHNGCCLTVVSIQNNEYTVTAIDETLKRTNLGQLQVGDLVNVERCTKVGSRLDGHIVQGHVDTTGICIEIHHHEGSTEFVFTYDFDDVTVAKGSITVNGVSLTVVRSEDKLFSVHIIPFTIEHTNFHTLKVGSVVNLEFDIIGKYVKRMMGK, encoded by the coding sequence ATGTTTACCGGAATAATAGAATCCATGGCGCGCGTTGAAAAAATTGAACGCGACAAAACCAATATCCATTTTACGTCTTCATGCCCATTTACGCACGAATTAAAAGTAGATCAAAGTGTAGCGCATAACGGATGTTGCCTCACGGTGGTTTCAATTCAAAATAATGAATATACCGTGACGGCAATAGATGAAACACTCAAACGCACCAATTTAGGTCAGCTTCAGGTGGGTGATTTAGTGAATGTAGAACGTTGCACAAAAGTAGGTTCACGTTTAGACGGACACATTGTTCAAGGACATGTTGATACTACAGGAATTTGCATTGAAATTCATCATCATGAAGGCAGTACTGAATTTGTTTTCACGTATGATTTTGATGATGTAACTGTTGCAAAAGGATCTATAACCGTAAATGGAGTTTCATTAACCGTGGTGCGTTCAGAAGATAAATTATTTTCTGTTCACATCATTCCGTTCACCATTGAGCATACCAATTTTCACACGCTGAAAGTTGGTTCTGTTGTTAATCTTGAATTTGATATTATTGGAAAGTATGTGAAGCGGATGATGGGAAAATAA